CGGCCGCCGACACCTACGTGGTGGTCCTCGCCCTGGTCGACATGATGGCCGGCGTCGGGCTCTCCCCCGACCAGCTGCAGCGCGCCGCGCCGATCATCTCGGGCTTCCTGCTCGGCTACGTCGCCATGCTGCCCCTCATCGGCCGGATCGCCGACCTGCGCGGCCGGGTCCCTGTGCTGACGGCCTCCCTGGTGATCTTCGCGGTCGGCTCGATCGTCACCGCGGCCGCCTACGACATGCCCTCGATGGTCACCGGTCGCTTCCTCCAGGGTGTCGGGGGCGGCGGGCTGGTGCCGGCGACCCTGGCGCTGGTGGCCGACCTCTACCCACGCGAGCGGCGCGGGGTCCCGCTGGGGCTCGTCTCGGCGGTCCAGGAGATCGGCAGCGTCGTGGGACCGCTGTACGGCGCCGCGGTGCTGGCCTTCGCCGACTGGCGCGCGATCTTCCTGATCAACCTGGCCGTCGGGCTGGTGCTGGCCGCCGCCATCGCCACCCTCTCCGCGCGGGGCGGCGCGTCGAGCCGGCCACCCCGTGCTCGACGCGGCTGGCCCGACCTCGTCGGGATCCTCCTGCTCGTGCTGCTCCTGGTGGCCGGCGGGCTGGTCTTCCAGCCGCCGAACTCGCTGCGGGCCGACCTCGACTACGGCCGTCTCTTCATCCCCTTCGTCGACGGGGGCGGGCGTTGGCTGACCCCGGTCGGCGCGGCCACGGTGGTGCTGGCGCTGCTGCTCGTGGCCCGCACCCTCACCGCGCGACGACCGCTGGTCGACCTGCGCGCCTGGGGCCGGTCGCTGCGCGAGGCGGACGTGACCGGAGCGGCGTACCTGGCGGTGGCGCTGGGCGGGGTGATCCTCGCCTTCGCGACCGCCGACCCCAAGGTGCAGGTCTTCTCCGACCAGGGGCTCTGGTACCTCCTGGGCGCCGGGGTCGCGAGCATCGCCTTCGTCGTGCACCTGCGCCGGGCCAGCGACCCGCTGCTCCCCCGCGGTGCGCTGGCGGCACGGCCCGCCTGGGGCTCGGTCGTGGTCAGCTTCTTCATCGGGGCCGCCCTGATCGCCGCGCTCATCGACGTGCCGCTCTTCGCGCGCACCACGACGTACCAGGACTCCCAGCTGCTCGCGGCGCTGGTGCTCGTGCGCTTCCTGGTGGCCCTGCCCGTGGGCGCGGTCGTCGGTGGCTACCTGACCCGCACGGTGCCGGCCGGCGTCGTCACCGCGGTGGGGATGGCGATGGCCGCGGTGGCCTTCGTGATGATGTCGCGCTGGGACGTCACCGCGCTCGAGAGCTGGACGGCCACGGTGCCGCTGGTCGTGGGCGGGCTCGGCTTCGGCCTCGCGCTGGCCCCGGTCAACGCCGCGGTGCTGGCCAGCACCGCCGACGCCGTGCACGGGCTCGCGTCGGCCATGGTCGTGGTCGCCCGGATGGTCGGGATGCTCATCGGCATCTCGGCACTCACCACGATCGGCCTGCGCCGCTACTACGCCGAGCAGGCCGACATCCCCCCGATCCAGGACGTGTGCGCCGCCGGCACCACCCGCTGCGCGGAGTACTCCGACCTGTTGCGCACCGCGGGCATCGCCCAGGAGCAGACCGTCTTCCTCGGCGCCGCCGCCTGCGCGCTCGTGGCCGCGGTGCTCGCCCTGGTCCTCCTGCGGGGCGCCGACACACGTGCTGCAGGTCACGGCCGAGACGTGGGGTCCGGGGTGCCCGCGGTCGGCTAGGTTGCGGTTCATGGCAGCCAACGACCTGACCCCCGGCTTCGACGACCTCCTCGAGGCCAACCGCTCCTTCGCCGACACCTTCGACCTCGCCGGGTTCGACGGCGTCGCCAAGGCCGGTGTCGCGATCGTGACCTGCATGGACTCGCGCATCGACCCGCTGGGGATGATCGGGCTCAAGCCCGGCGACGCCAAGATCTTCCGCAACCCCGGTGGCCGCGTCACCCCGCAGGCGCTCGAGGCCCTGGTGCTCGGTGCGCACCTGCTCAACGTCCAGCGCATCCTCGTCATCCCGCACACCCGCTGCGCGATGGCCAGCGCCACCGAGGCCGAGCTGCACGAGCGGGTGACCGCCTCCGCCGGCTCCGACTCGACCTGGCAGAGCTTCAGCGTCGTCACCGACCAGGAGGCCACCCTCGCCGAGGACGTCGCCAAGGTCCGCTCGCACCCGCTCATCCCCGACACCCTCCAGGTCGGCGGCTTCATCTACGACGTCGACTCGGGCCTGCTGACCCAGCTCTGCTGAGACCCGCCTGCTGCGGTTTCCCCGGGTACCCGGGGAAACCGTAGGCGTTGGGGTGTTGCATCACCCGAACGCCTACGGGATCACCCCAACGCCTGCGGCCGGGAGCCCGGTACGCCGCTCAGCAGCCCTGCCGCGGCACCCCGGGCACGTCCACCGGCAGCCGGCCGGGGGCGCGCTCGCGCCCGAGGAGCACCTCGACCAGCGCCGCCATCGCGCCCGGGGTCTCGCCGTACGTCGCGATCCGCACCGGCGCGTCCGAGGCGCCCAGCAGGTAGGGCCGGTCGGTGGCGACCACGACCCCGCTGTCGGGTGCCGTGCCGCTGCTGAGCAGGTGCACCGGCGTCCCGCGGACCACGCGGGTCGCCTCGGTGCGCCGCCAGCGCTGCAGGGCCGCACGGTCCTTCTTGCGGCGACCGGTCAGCTCGGGGCGCGGCGGCTTCACGTAGCGCACGCTGCCCATCGCCAGACCCGCGGAGCGGGCGGCGGACCGGAACGCCGAGACCGCGGCCGAGCCGCCCAGCGGGACCACCGCCCCGGGGACGAGCGGGCCGCGGCAGGGACCCGCGACGACGGTGAGCGCCGCGGCCGAGAGCCGACGGGAGGCGGCGCGCCCGCTGCCCGGCGCCGCGGGGTCGCCCCGGCGCTGCTGCTCGAGCAGCGCGATCGTGCGCGCGGCGGCCTGGCGCAGGCGGGTCCGGCTCAGGCGCCCGTCCCGCACCGCGCGGACGATGGCGGCGCGGCTCGCGGCCGGGTCGGGAGGCATCAGCACGACGTCCCCACCGGCGCGCAGCACCTGCACCGCCGGCGTACGCCGCCCGCTCACCGCCGCCATGTCGAGCGCGTCGCTCATCACGACGCCGTCGAAGCCGAGCCGCTCGCGCAGCAGACCGGTCACCACGGGCCGGGACAGGCTGGCCGGGACGCCGGGGTCGAGCGCGGCGAGCGCGATGTGGCCGGTCATCACCGCCGGCAGCCCGGCGTCGACCGCGGCCCGGAAGGGTCGCAGGTCGGTGCGCGCCAGGGCCGCCATGCCGCGGCGCTGCACGGGCAGCGCGACGTGGCTGTCGGTGACCAGGGACCCGTGTCCCGGGAAGTGCTTGACCACCGGCACCACCCCGGCGTCGCGGAAGCCGCGCGCGGCGGCGACGGCCTGGCGGGCGACCGCCGCGGGCTCGGCTCCGGCGGAGCGGCTGCCGATGACCGGGTCGGCCGGGCCGGTGGTGACGTCGGCATCGGGGGCGAGGTCGACGTTGATCCCCAGGCCGCGCAGCTCGCGGCCGCTGGCGGCGTACGTGCGCCGGGTCAGGGCCGGGTCACCCGCCGCACCGGCGGACATGAAGGCCGGGAACGCGGTGGCCGCGCCCCGGATCCGCGCCACGGTGCCGCCCTCCTGGTCGACGGCCACCAGCAGCGGCCAGGGCCGGTCCACGTCGCGCTGCAGGGACCGGGTGGCGCTGCGCAGCTGGTCGGTGGAGGCGACGTTCTCGGCGAAGACGACCACCCCGCCCAGGTGCAGCCGACGCACCAGCGCGGTGGGTGCCCCGGAGCCGCTCCAGCGCGCGACGATGACCTGGCCGGCGAGCTCGGGCAGGCTCAGCCGTGCCGTACGCCGCGCCGCTGCGTCGAGCTCGGCGCGGTCCGGGCCCCACCCCGGGCGCAGTCCCAGGCGTTGTGAGGCGCTGCGGGACTCGGCGGCAGCCACACCCCCGTCGGGGGCGTCCTCGGGCCGCTGGGGGGCGGGATCGTCGGTGCAGCCGGCTCCCAGCAGCAGCGTGGCCGTCGCGAGCGCCACCAGGCGGGACGGTCGGCGGGAACGGGGCACCCGCCCATCGTCCCAGCCGCCCGGTGAGCGGGCGCCGTCAGGCGTCCAGCGCCTCCATGTCGACCTCGTAGGCGCCCTGGACGATGAACTCCTTGCGCGGCGCGACGTCGGAGCCCATCAGCAGCTCGAAGACCTGGCTGGCCACGTCGGCGTCGTCGACGGTGATCCGGCGCAGGGTGCGGCGGCGCGGGTCCATGGTGGTCTCGGCCAGCTGGTCGGCATCCATCTCGCCCAGCCCCTTGTAGCGCTGGATCGGGTCCTTCCACCGCACGTTCTTCTTCTTCAGCTCGGCGAGCCTGCGCTGCAGCTCGTCGTCGGAATAGGTGTAGATGTACTTCTCCATCCCCTTCTTGGGGTTGGACAGCTCGATGCGGTGCAGCGGCGGCACGGCGGAGTAGATGCGCCCCTCGGTGAGCAGCTCGGGCATGTACTTGAAGAAGAGCGTCGCGAGCAGGCAGCGGATGTGGGCGCCGTCGGAGTCCGCGTCGGCCATGAAGATGATCCGGCCGTAGCGTCGCGCGTCGAGCTCGAAGGTGCGCCCGGAGCCGGCGCCGACCACCTGGATGATCGAGGCGCACTCGGTGTTCTTGAGCATGTCGCCCACCGAGGCCTTCTGGACGTTGAGGATCTTGCCGCGGATCGGCAGCAGCGCCTGGAAGGAGGAGTCGCGGGCCAGCTTGGCGGTGCCCAGCGCCGAGTCACCCTCGACGATGAAGAGCTCGGTGCGCTCGTTGTCGTTGTCGCGGCAGTCGGCGAGCTTGGAGGGCAGCGCCGAGGACTCCAGGGCGTTCTTGCGGCGCTGGGTCTCCTTGTGCTGGCGTGCGGCCAGGCGGGTCCTGGCGGCACCGACGACCTTCTCCATCACGAGCTTGGCCTCGGCCTTCTGCTCCCGCTTGGCGGACGTCAGCCACTCCTTCAGCTCGCGCGCCACGACCTTGCGCACGACGGTGCGCGCGGCCGGCGTACCCAGGATCTCCTTGGTCTGGCCCTCGAACTGCGGCTCGGCCAGGCGCACCGTCACCACACCGGTCATGCCCTCGAGCACGTCGTCCTTGATCACGTCGGCGTCGTTGACCTTGAGCGCCTTGGTCTGGCGCATCACGTCGTTGAAGGTCTTGGTCAGCGCCTGCTCGAAGCCGCTCAGGTGGGTGCCGCCCTTGGGCGTGGCGATGACGTTGACGAAGGAGCGCAGCTCGGTGTCGTAGCCGGTCCCCCACCGCACCGCGACGTCGACGACGAGCTCGCGCTCGATCTCCTGCGGGGTCATGTGCCCCTTGTCGTCGAGCAGCGGGACGGTCTCGGTGAACGTGTCGCTGCCCTGCAGGCGCAGCACCGAGGTGACCGCCTCGTCGGGGGCCAGGAACTCGGTGAACTCGCTGATGCCGCCCTGGTGGAGGAAGTTCTCCTCCACCGGCTCGGCGCCG
This Nocardioides dokdonensis FR1436 DNA region includes the following protein-coding sequences:
- a CDS encoding beta-class carbonic anhydrase: MAANDLTPGFDDLLEANRSFADTFDLAGFDGVAKAGVAIVTCMDSRIDPLGMIGLKPGDAKIFRNPGGRVTPQALEALVLGAHLLNVQRILVIPHTRCAMASATEAELHERVTASAGSDSTWQSFSVVTDQEATLAEDVAKVRSHPLIPDTLQVGGFIYDVDSGLLTQLC
- a CDS encoding DNA topoisomerase IV subunit B; the protein is MAAHRRTHVSSRSPTIADNTYNAAHLLVLEGLEAVRKRPGMYIGSTDTRGLMHCLWEIIDNGVDEALAGAAHRVEVVLHPDGSAEVHDDGRGIPTDKEPKTGLPGVEVVATKLHAGGKFGGGSYVATGGLHGVGLSVVNALSSRMDIDVERSPAAQGLSFQRGVPGVFDSEALTGGFEARSGLTRKGGRVAKGRSGTRIRFWPDRQIFTKDATFVYDELVTRARQTSFIVPGLELVLRDLRGAEPVEENFLHQGGISEFTEFLAPDEAVTSVLRLQGSDTFTETVPLLDDKGHMTPQEIERELVVDVAVRWGTGYDTELRSFVNVIATPKGGTHLSGFEQALTKTFNDVMRQTKALKVNDADVIKDDVLEGMTGVVTVRLAEPQFEGQTKEILGTPAARTVVRKVVARELKEWLTSAKREQKAEAKLVMEKVVGAARTRLAARQHKETQRRKNALESSALPSKLADCRDNDNERTELFIVEGDSALGTAKLARDSSFQALLPIRGKILNVQKASVGDMLKNTECASIIQVVGAGSGRTFELDARRYGRIIFMADADSDGAHIRCLLATLFFKYMPELLTEGRIYSAVPPLHRIELSNPKKGMEKYIYTYSDDELQRRLAELKKKNVRWKDPIQRYKGLGEMDADQLAETTMDPRRRTLRRITVDDADVASQVFELLMGSDVAPRKEFIVQGAYEVDMEALDA
- a CDS encoding glycoside hydrolase family 3 protein, which gives rise to MPRSRRPSRLVALATATLLLGAGCTDDPAPQRPEDAPDGGVAAAESRSASQRLGLRPGWGPDRAELDAAARRTARLSLPELAGQVIVARWSGSGAPTALVRRLHLGGVVVFAENVASTDQLRSATRSLQRDVDRPWPLLVAVDQEGGTVARIRGAATAFPAFMSAGAAGDPALTRRTYAASGRELRGLGINVDLAPDADVTTGPADPVIGSRSAGAEPAAVARQAVAAARGFRDAGVVPVVKHFPGHGSLVTDSHVALPVQRRGMAALARTDLRPFRAAVDAGLPAVMTGHIALAALDPGVPASLSRPVVTGLLRERLGFDGVVMSDALDMAAVSGRRTPAVQVLRAGGDVVLMPPDPAASRAAIVRAVRDGRLSRTRLRQAAARTIALLEQQRRGDPAAPGSGRAASRRLSAAALTVVAGPCRGPLVPGAVVPLGGSAAVSAFRSAARSAGLAMGSVRYVKPPRPELTGRRKKDRAALQRWRRTEATRVVRGTPVHLLSSGTAPDSGVVVATDRPYLLGASDAPVRIATYGETPGAMAALVEVLLGRERAPGRLPVDVPGVPRQGC
- a CDS encoding MFS transporter, yielding MSARSTTDRGARLLLGLASVAVAFAAADTYVVVLALVDMMAGVGLSPDQLQRAAPIISGFLLGYVAMLPLIGRIADLRGRVPVLTASLVIFAVGSIVTAAAYDMPSMVTGRFLQGVGGGGLVPATLALVADLYPRERRGVPLGLVSAVQEIGSVVGPLYGAAVLAFADWRAIFLINLAVGLVLAAAIATLSARGGASSRPPRARRGWPDLVGILLLVLLLVAGGLVFQPPNSLRADLDYGRLFIPFVDGGGRWLTPVGAATVVLALLLVARTLTARRPLVDLRAWGRSLREADVTGAAYLAVALGGVILAFATADPKVQVFSDQGLWYLLGAGVASIAFVVHLRRASDPLLPRGALAARPAWGSVVVSFFIGAALIAALIDVPLFARTTTYQDSQLLAALVLVRFLVALPVGAVVGGYLTRTVPAGVVTAVGMAMAAVAFVMMSRWDVTALESWTATVPLVVGGLGFGLALAPVNAAVLASTADAVHGLASAMVVVARMVGMLIGISALTTIGLRRYYAEQADIPPIQDVCAAGTTRCAEYSDLLRTAGIAQEQTVFLGAAACALVAAVLALVLLRGADTRAAGHGRDVGSGVPAVG